A single genomic interval of Zobellia nedashkovskayae harbors:
- a CDS encoding fibronectin type III domain-containing protein, whose translation MKKIVLIVLLITNLAWSQDTASVQLITRSLPEKVMLRWAVDKPLEWKRANEYGFWVERATISRNGIAVVPIERQRLTLSPLKPRPLEEWADLANKNQNVAVLAQALYGSSFETTAPSSRTLGKITAINNELEQRFTFGLLAAEQNYQGAMLAGWGIEDTSVVAGENYIYKVSVALPEESSIIINENSVYASPDLYEELPLPIELAGVFSDSSVLLSWNYDLLSTIYTSYLVERSIDNINYEQQNGQPIFNASEEKEKKQASLYYTDSIPNNKTYFYRVVGKTAFGEVGPPTKPISGKALKGLEFVPRIYKKEIPTDNKAILYWEFKDEGNALISKFQLLRGYKADGPFEMVVDNIPATQRKITFNDLKRINYFTIVAVGKNGVNGESYPAIVQPLDSIPPAPPIGLKGVMDTTGIVKLSWTKNNEDDLGGYRIFRSNNPKTEFSEVTNATFENEIYNDTVVAANLNKKIYYKLQAEDLRFNRSKFSKMLTVDKPDLIAPSPPVITKYEVTSDGIQLNWTPSSSQDVASHRVYRKTLNSTENNWKEVHETKLDSTFLDNTNLIENTYSYTVIAKDSVGLESMPASPITLNWLGKVLEETDIKFSGTVNRELRFINLSWKVKNKDVLEYRLYRGKSEEGLKLYKTIKGGANSFNDVSLEINSRYTYGLQLILKGGTTSLIKKISLKY comes from the coding sequence TTGAAGAAAATAGTACTAATAGTTTTATTAATAACAAACTTGGCTTGGAGTCAAGATACCGCATCAGTTCAGTTAATTACCCGTTCTCTCCCAGAAAAGGTGATGTTACGCTGGGCAGTAGATAAACCATTGGAATGGAAAAGAGCCAATGAATATGGTTTTTGGGTTGAACGTGCTACAATTTCTAGAAATGGCATAGCCGTTGTACCTATAGAAAGACAACGATTAACTCTCTCCCCACTTAAACCTAGACCACTAGAAGAATGGGCAGACTTAGCAAATAAGAATCAGAATGTTGCGGTTTTAGCTCAAGCGCTTTATGGCAGTTCATTTGAAACTACCGCTCCAAGTTCCAGAACATTGGGGAAAATTACCGCCATAAATAACGAACTAGAACAACGGTTTACTTTTGGCCTCCTTGCGGCAGAGCAGAATTATCAAGGTGCCATGCTTGCAGGATGGGGTATTGAAGACACCTCAGTGGTTGCCGGAGAAAACTACATTTACAAAGTTTCCGTTGCTTTGCCGGAAGAAAGTTCAATAATAATTAACGAAAATAGTGTTTATGCAAGTCCAGACTTATATGAAGAACTTCCCTTACCAATAGAATTGGCTGGCGTTTTTAGTGACTCAAGCGTTCTATTAAGTTGGAATTATGATTTATTAAGTACCATTTATACAAGCTATCTGGTAGAGCGGTCTATAGACAACATCAATTATGAACAGCAAAATGGACAACCAATTTTTAATGCTTCCGAGGAAAAGGAAAAGAAGCAGGCATCCTTATATTACACCGATTCTATTCCAAATAACAAAACCTATTTCTATAGGGTTGTAGGTAAAACCGCTTTTGGAGAAGTGGGCCCACCAACCAAGCCTATTTCCGGTAAAGCTTTAAAAGGACTCGAATTTGTTCCAAGAATATATAAAAAGGAAATTCCAACCGATAATAAAGCTATCCTGTATTGGGAGTTTAAGGATGAAGGCAATGCCTTGATTTCCAAATTTCAATTGCTGCGTGGATACAAAGCTGATGGTCCTTTTGAAATGGTAGTGGATAATATACCCGCTACGCAAAGAAAAATCACTTTTAACGATTTAAAAAGAATCAATTACTTTACTATTGTTGCGGTTGGCAAAAATGGGGTTAATGGTGAGTCTTATCCTGCCATTGTACAACCTTTAGATTCTATTCCTCCTGCTCCGCCTATCGGATTGAAAGGTGTAATGGACACCACTGGTATTGTAAAACTTAGCTGGACTAAAAATAATGAAGATGACCTTGGTGGTTATCGCATATTCCGATCTAATAATCCAAAAACAGAATTTAGTGAGGTTACAAACGCGACCTTCGAAAATGAAATCTACAACGATACCGTTGTTGCAGCCAATCTTAATAAAAAAATATACTATAAGTTACAAGCTGAAGACCTTCGTTTTAACCGATCTAAATTCTCTAAGATGCTAACCGTTGACAAACCAGATCTTATTGCCCCATCACCCCCGGTAATTACTAAGTACGAGGTCACCTCAGATGGCATTCAACTCAATTGGACTCCTAGTAGTAGCCAGGATGTTGCCTCGCACCGAGTGTATCGAAAAACATTGAACTCTACAGAAAATAATTGGAAAGAAGTACACGAAACAAAGTTAGATTCTACTTTTCTAGATAATACTAATCTTATAGAAAACACCTATAGCTATACCGTTATAGCTAAAGATTCCGTTGGTTTGGAAAGCATGCCTGCAAGCCCAATTACCTTAAATTGGTTGGGTAAGGTTTTAGAGGAAACTGATATTAAATTCTCCGGAACAGTAAATCGTGAATTACGCTTTATTAACCTTTCTTGGAAAGTAAAAAACAAAGATGTACTAGAATACCGTTTATATCGTGGAAAAAGTGAAGAAGGCTTGAAGCTATACAAAACTATTAAGGGAGGTGCAAATAGTTTTAATGACGTTTCTCTGGAAATAAATTCAAGGTATACCTATGGGCTTCAATTGATTCTTAAAGGAGGAACAACATCGTTAATAAAAAAGATAAGTTTAAAATATTAA